A single Nicotiana tabacum cultivar K326 chromosome 5, ASM71507v2, whole genome shotgun sequence DNA region contains:
- the LOC107795722 gene encoding putative germin-like protein 2-3: MAKQFLLSNLIAAITFCCVVLAFEPSPLQDFCVADPASPARVNGLACKDLKSVKADDFFFGGLHLAGNTTNAVGSKVTPVNVAQIPGLNTLGISLVRVDYAPWGINPPHTHPRATEILTVLEGTLQVGFVTSSPENRHITKVLKKGDAFVFPIGLVHYQHNVGYGNAVAIAALSSQNPGVIGMANAVFGSDPAIATDVLAKAFQVDESVAALMQSKF, from the exons ATGGCTAAGCAGTTTCTCCTGTCGAATCTGATAGCAGCAATAACTTTCTGCTGTGTTGTGTTAGCTTTTGAGCCAAGTCCATTGCAAGATTTCTGTGTCGCGGATCCTGCTAGTCCAG CTAGGGTAAATGGCTTAGCTTGCAAAGATCTCAAATCAGTTAAAGCAGATGACTTTTTCTTCGGTGGGCTACATTTGGCTGGCAATACAACAAATGCTGTTGGTTCTAAAGTGACTCCTGTTAATGTGGCTCAAATACCAGGACTGAACACTCTTGGTATTTCATTGGTTCGCGTCGACTATGCACCATGGGGAATCAACCCTCCTCACACTCACCCTAGAGCTACTGAGATACTCACTGTCCTTGAAGGAACTCTTCAAGTTGGTTTTGTAACCTCGAGTCCTGAAAATCGCCATATTACTAAGGTCCTTAAAAAAGGCGACGCGTTTGTTTTTCCTATTGGACTTGTTCACTACCAACACAACGTGGGATATGGAAATGCTGTAGCTATTGCTGCTTTGAGTAGTCAGAATCCTGGTGTTATAGGCATGGCTAACGCAGTATTCGGATCGGATCCGGCTATAGCAACTGATGTTCTTGCCAAGGCTTTTCAAGTAGATGAAAGCGTAGCTGCTCTGATGCAATCAAAATTTTAA
- the LOC107795723 gene encoding protein HYPER-SENSITIVITY-RELATED 4-like, which produces MSTSADSNMAIAKTIISAVGSAAAMAMVAHNLPPEVQDYIFFGIRNLFIKFSNQLIILIDEFDGMVSNQVYESAQIYLGSKLSPNTRRFKISKPEKEKNFNMSMERNEEVTDCFKGQKFKWIWICRQVQSKDYFYNPRDMNSTLKSEVRSYELTFHSKNKDFVLECYLPYIINEAKLRKQEIRTLKIHTVDYENMHDLSAVWTPVNLNHPATFETLAMDVEQKERIVKDLDRFVKRKEYYRKVGKAWKRGYLLYGPPGTGKSSLIAAMAN; this is translated from the coding sequence ATGTCTACTTCTGCTGATTCAAATATGGCAATTGCCAAAACCATAATATCAGCAGTTGGCTCTGCTGCTGCAATGGCAATGGTGGCACATAACCTCCCACCAGAAGTTCAAGACTATATTTTTTTCGGCATAAGAAACCTCTTTATTAAATTCTCAAATCAGCTAATAATATTAATTGATGAATTTGATGGCATGGTGAGTAACCAAGTATACGAATCAGCGCAAATTTACTTGGGCTCCAAGCTCTCTCCTAACACACGTCGCTTCAAAATCAGCAAACCTGAGAAGGAGAAGAATTTCAATATGAGCATGGAACGTAACGAGGAAGTTACTGACTGTTTCAAAGGTCAGAAATTCAAGTGGATATGGATTTGCAGGCAAGTTCAGTCAAAAGATTATTTCTATAATCCGCGTGACATGAACTCCACTCTAAAATCCGAAGTTAGATCCTATGAACTCACGTTTCACAGTAAAAACAAGGACTTTGTCCTCGAATGTTACTTGCCCTACATTATTAACGAAGCAAAATTGCGAAAACAAGAAATCAGGACATTAAAGATCCACACTGTGGATTATGAGAATATGCATGACCTAAGTGCAGTGTGGACGCCGGTGAATCTTAATCATCCTGCTACGTTTGAGACTCTGGCAATGGATGTGGAACAAAAGGAAAGGATTGTTAAGGATTTGGACAGGTTTGTGAAGAGGAAAGAGTATTATAGGAAAGTTGGGAAAGCATGGAAAAGAGGGTATTTGTTGTATGGTCCACCAGGTACTGGTAAATCTAGTTTGATTGCAGCTATGGCCAATTAA